Part of the Flagellimonas eckloniae genome, TGGTCGATGCAACTTCGTTAACCTCTGATGATGTTATCGAAGTAATTTCCGAAGAAGAATCCCCCACTCGTTTGCAAGTTTCTGGATCCCGTCTTGTTGAACCCAACACAGGTAAAAGCTACAAATCCATATATGAAGCTGTAAAGAAGATAGATAATCTGAAGACATCCAAGAACTGGAATGTAAGATCATCCAATATCGATTTGGATAGTGAAATAGATAGATTTAGAAAAGGCAGATAAACATAAAAGATGATTAAGCTAAAATTTCTTCCTGCGCGTTTTGGTGATTGCATCTGGATTGAATACGGGGATGACACAAAAAGGAGTCGTATTCTAATAGATGGAGGTACTGGGGGCACAAGACATGAAATCAACGAGTTGATTGCAGCCTTACCTGAAGACGAAAGAGATTTCGAACTGGTTGTAGTGACCCACATTGACCAAGACCATATAGAAGGGGTTTTACGTTTATTAGAGGAATCGGACACCCTGAATTTTAAGGTTAGGGATTTCTGGTTTAACGGTTTTGACCATTTACCCAAAGATGAAGACGAGGAGGATTTCGGAGCAGTTCAGGGAGAACGTCTTAGCATACAAATAGTTAAACATGAAATTCCATGGAATATTGATTTTTTGGGAAAGTCCATTATGGCTGGTGATGATGAATTACCCACTATTACATTACCAGGTGGCATGAAGTTGACCTTGTTGTCTCCCGCAGTTGGTCATTTGAATGAACTTAAGAAGCAATGGGTCAAAGAAGTTACAGAAGCCAATATGATTCCGGGTTCGCCCCTGGTCTCAGATAGTGATGAAGACGAAGATGATGAAGAAGATTTTGGAGGGGGTTCCATTCCCGATATTGAAAATCTGGTTTTGAAGGATTTTCATGAAGATGAAGCGGCGGGTAATGGAAGTAGTATTGCATTTTTGGCCGAATTTGACGATAAATCTATGCTCTTTTGTGGGGATGCTTTCCCATCACAATTGTTTAAAGCCCTTGATTTAATATCTCCAACATCAAAAATAAACTTGGATTTAATGAAGGTTTCCCACCATGCGAGTTCACATAACACCAGTCCTGAACTATTGGAGAAAATAAATTGTAAAAAATATGTGATATCCACCAATGGATCAAGGTTTAAACATCCAAAACAAGATACCATTGCCAGAATTATAAAAAAGGCTGGACCAGGAACTCAATTATTCTTCAATTACAAGACCAAATTCAACGATGTGTGGGATATACAATCACTTAAAGATTCCCATGGGTATAATACGGTTTATCCTAATGTAGGGGAAGAAGGCTTAGAAATCAATTTATAGTAATCAATAAAACAATAGAATTATGAGCAGGTTATTTTATGAAACACAAAGGACAACATCAGACGATGATGAAGTATTCGGTGATGCACAAGCAGCAGCTTCACCACCACCCAAAGGAGAGCGAGGGGCTAGATCTTATTTAGAGAAGGTTTCAAAGCTAATACCGGCGGAACTGGTCGCAGGCTATCTTACAATTTTTGGATTAATACCCACAATGGCTAGTGGAGATAACGATACAGGAGGTGATATAAATCTTTACTATTGGTTTATTGGGAGTTACATTTTATTTCAGGTGTTTACCCCCATTTATATTTATCTCCAACGGGAAGCTAATAGGCCATGGGTTGTACATGCGGTATTGTCCTTTTTGGCTTTTGCAGTTTGGGCCTTTGCCACAACTGGGAAAGAATTGGTTGAATGGTACAATGCAGGTATGGCTTCTATTTTTCTTGTGGTATTTAGTTTGATAAGTGGTGTTGTTAAGCTGAATAAATAGCAGAAATAAAGAACTATGTAGTCTAGGTGCTTTAGGTTGGATTAAAGGACTGTTTTAAAGTATAAGAAATGAAGCAAAAAATTTTGTTTTCATTGGATGCCGATGAACTATTGGAGCTAAGGGAATTGCTCCAAAAAAGCAATCTGGCAGGAATGCAAGAGTTGGTTGACCTGGTAGTGGATAAAGGAAACCCGGATGACTATATCAAAAGAAAGGTTTTCGAAGCTTTATCGGATTTAAGTGGTTTTGATATTGAAGATATCAATGAATCCCAAAACTTAAAATTGGATTTAGGGTTAAGCTTATATCACAAGAGATCTCTTAAATCATACTTTCAAAAGATTGTTAAGGACCTAAAATCTGACAAGGTTGTTAAAGTAAAGGAATGTGAAAGGTTGGGAACAGTTAAGGATTGCATCGTTCTGGTAAAATCTAAAGTATGAGAATTGATCAAGGATTACTCTTATTTCTTTTGTTGATGTTCAACACTACTTTTTCGCAAGAAGAGGAGGATAAGCCACGCACCTTTTTTGATAAGTTGATACTAAGAAAATCTTTTGATAGTAAAAATAATATGTCCAAAGCGGCAGTGATAACCTATACCAATCCTAAGAATAACAAAGAATCCTGGTTGTTAAGCGCTGCTATAGGCATAGATCTTTTGGAAAATACAGATAAAATCATCCTTTTAAACCCTTATTTCGAATACCATCGAAATACCTTGGTCGATTCAGAACAGAACAATTGGCAAACAGGATTTTCGCTTGAAATGCAAACCTCAGATTTATCCAAACCTGATAGAAGTTGGTCTCCAGTTATTTTATCATCGCTTAAATTCAACAGAGATCAGGAAAATGAAATTTCATCATTTCAAGGGAATTTATATTTCACACCAATTTTTAAAGGGAAGGCATTGGACCCCAAATTTTTCTGGCTTCCAAATACGACGGTAAATTTTGGAAACCTTTTTCAATTCATCTACACACCATATGTAGGACTGGAAAATGAAAATAGGATTGCTACGGAAACGGAAAGTGCCGAAGGTTATATATATCGCGCTTTGATAAGGATAACTTCCAATATTCTTCTATTCCCCAAAAGTGAAAAATGCAGAGATAAATTTGAGTTCGCCACGGATTGGCAGTACCGATACAATTTTTCCGAAAATGTGGAAGACTTAATTTTTAACGACCATCGGTACTTCACAGTAAGCTTTAACTATATTTTTTTTAGTGCCAATGAAGGCAAAAAATCGGCTAAAATAGGTTTTGACTATACCAATGGAGATAATCCGGCCAAGAATTTTGAAAAACAATCCTTCTATGCGATAAGTCTAAAGCTCAAACTATAGTGAAACTGATAGAATTGAAAGTTCACTGTAGTATTCAATGAATCTTAGATTCAACAATTTGTCAAACAAAAAAACAAACGAAAATGAAAACACTTGAAAATCACGATCATCACCATTGTTCAATCCATTGTATTATGCCTCCGCATATGTTGGAGTCCATTAAAATGAGGGGAACGGACAAGCAGAAGAAAGAAGCAATGGGTCTCGAAAAATTGGCTCATGAAATTAGGGAAAGACGAAATGAATTGATTCCTTCTGGGGGCTTTCAGGTTGCGGATGAGGTATTCGGCATAGCTCCTTTAAATCCTAACAGGGAAGTCTACGATGGTGAAAGTAAAGTAGGTCTCCCTGGTAAATTGGCTAGAAAAGAAGGAGACGGTCCTACTGGAGATCGAGAGGTGGACGAGGCTTTTGATGGAGCTGGCGACACTTTTAGGCTTTTTGCTGATATCTATGGACGCGATTCCTTGGACGGAAACGGAATGAAATTAATATCAACGGTCCATCACCGCAACAATTACGACAATGCGTTTTGGAATGGGTCACAAATGGCATACGGTGATGGCAACTTTTTTGAACCGTTGACTCGATCTCTTACCGTAATTGGGCATGAGCTGAGCCATGGAGTTGTGCAATTCTCTGGTGGACTGATTTATAGAAATCAATCGGGTGCCCTAAATGAGCATTTTGCCGATGTAATGGGCTGCCTTACTGAGCAGCACAAGAAGGATCAGGAGGCATCTGATGCAGATTGGCTGGTGGGAGCAGAGATTATTGGTCCTGGAATCAATGGAGATGCTTTACGTTCTATGAAGACCCCAGGGTTGGCATATAATGATCCTTTGCTTGGTAAAGACCCACAACCGTACCATATGGATCATTATGTGAATACTTCTCAGGACAACGGGGGTGTTCATATAAATTCTGGTATCCCTAACCACGCCTTTTATTTATATGCGGTAATGTTAGGAGGCAAATCTTGGGAGCAAGCAGGACATGTTTGGTATGATGCCCTACAAAATATCAACAATCCGCATGCTACTTTTGTAGATTGGGCTGATGAAACTCTCAATCAGGCATTTGTAAGATTTGGCAATGGAAGCAGGGAATTTTTACTTTTGCGTAGAGCTTGGAAGCTTGTGGGTATTTATTAGTCTATGAATCTATTCAAGTCTGTTTTTTTCATTATTTTAAGCTGTGCGATATTATTCGGGGCAGTTTTGTCTTGCAAAGGACTGCCGGAAAATAGTAAAGAGAACGATTCTATGGATATTGAAAAAAAGGAACCTAATCCTTCTGAACAAACATCAAAAGATGAAATTATTGTTCGACAAAAGGTTTCTGGAGGATTGTTACCTTTTGAAAGGGAATGGGTTTTTTATTCCAATGGGGAGATTCATCATCCTAACGGAGCAGTTTCCAATCTTTCCGAAAGACAACTTAAAAAGCTGGTTTTAAGTTCACAAATGAGGAGAGGGCTGGAAAGCATGGACACTTTGTATTTGGCTCCCATGGGAAGTGCAGATTTCAGCACCATGGAACTTACTTTGTTTGATAGTGACCAAATCCAAAAAATTAGGATAGAAGATGCCAACGATACAATTCCCACTGTTTTTTGGGAATGCTGGGATAACTTTCAAGACCTGGCTCGCAAGAGTTTGGATAGAAGCAAAGAAAAAGACTAGCAACACAATTCCCCACTTATGGAAAGGCTTGGCGCTAGTTTTACATTGTTGATTTTGTTTTCTGTTATTTCGTTGAATACAACTAGGTCATCCATGTCTTCATCTAAGACCATTTCCTTGAATTGATTCCAAGGAAAATTTATACCAGGGTCGGATCTTCTAGAGGGGTCTAGTTTTGCATGAGAGACCACGTCCTCAATATTGGGATATTTCGCCCAACAATATTTTACAATATCAGCGACCATTTTAACCTGCCATTCTGAAAATGGGTCATTTACTTGGGAGTTCACTAGTTCAATTCCAAGAGACCAGTGATTTGTTTTGTTAGTTCCATTATTTACTTCTGGATGCATAACAGAATTTCGTACATGCCATGCAGCGAGTGTTTCTGGAGCAGTTGCCCATATGATTTGCCCGTGTTCCGGTTCGTCCTCATCAGGAATCAACCAATGGAAACTAGCTTTTCCATCTCGCATTACAGATACTGCTCCTGATGAACTATGTCCTGCAGTAGCGTGGATTATCACTCCCTTAATTCCAAAGATTGGGTTGAATAGTCTTTTGGATGTACAATCTTCCCAATAGTCTTTAACACCAGGATACCAGACTTCAGGAATCTTTACGGTCTTATCAAATTGTTTTTTGGGTAATTTAAAATGATATTCTTGAGGATTCATGGGCATTGGTTTTAATATTTTTCAATCTACACTATTGGACCATTAACTTTGTCCAATCCACAACGTTCAATGAACTTATTATTGAAAACCTTCATTACGAGAGGTGTAAGCAATTGGTTTCGTGCATCTATCCAAGACTGTACATTAATCGGACCATACATGTTCTTGACACGGTTTTCGTTAAGATTGAAATTAATTTTCCCCCAATGCAGGGTGTAAGGAACCCCTTCCTGTTCAAATTTGTTCCAAACGGCTTCGTAAAATTCGCGGGCCTTGTTACCATCCACACCATCCATTTCCAAAACACAGGTATTTGCAAATTTGGTGAACCCTAAAGTAGCTTGTGTTCCCTTTACATAACGCAGGGATAAGCCACCAGGAAATGGTTTTTGCTTATTCACTTCAACAATAAGCTCAACCGCCTTTGGCGAATCTTCAATAGCGATTCCAACCGCAGCACTAGCCACCTTACCCCTGAATTTGGTATAGTTGAAAATTTCTTTTACCGTCCCTTGAACAGGGGCCTGAGGTTGAAAAGCGAGATTGAACATGGCATTTACCATTGCAGGTATTAAAAGCCCAGAGCCAGGCAATTTGTCCAGAACTGTTGAAATTATTCCTAAAAGATCATCACCATAGGTGAAATTGTCATCTCGTAGAATTGGAGGATGGGGCACCACAGGTTTTTTGAACATATACTTTAAAAAAGCTCCCTTTGCAGGATTGTTGGCCTCAAAATCATGAATGTTGAACAACACTTCAAAATGGTACATATCCCCATTTTGTCCGGTTCCTGGTAACTGAAGGCCGGAAAAATCCAGGGTCTTCATAGCTTGCTTCAAGGTATCGTCATATGGGATATTGCCCACCCGATGTTCCGTAAGCAAAAATTGGGGCTCGGTCTCTATCATGACCCCATGGATAAACCCAAAACTTCCAAAAGAAACCAGGGCCGCATTGAAAAGGTCATCGTCCTGTATTAGATCAGCGCCCAGCCAATCCACAAATTCCTGTGAAGCAACCGGATAGGAAGCCCGTTCCAGCCAAATATGGGTATTGGGACCCGTCACGAGGTGTAAACCCGCAACAAAATCGGGAATGGCGCCTACATTAAACGCGGCACCATGGGTACCCGTTGAGAGCGCTCCGGCAACCGTTTGACCATTGCTCGCTCCGGACGCTTTGATGGACCTGGGTGGATTTTTGGCATCCAAACGGTTATTGATTTCATAGATGATGGTGCCGCATTGTACAAAATATAGGTCTTCAGGCCCATGGGCATAATTGGCATGTACATACTTTTGGGTCAGGGGGAACGAGAAATTCAAGGAAGCCGTATCAATAAGTCCACCTTCGGTAACCCCTACTTTGGTAAAAGACCAACCGCTGCCCATGGCACGCAGTTTAATATTGTTGTTCAGGGCATGTTGCATTAACCACTGAAAGTTTTCCGTACTCTTTCTGTAGCGCTCTTTATGATTTTGCCCCGGGGGATTTCTTAGTTTGAAAGAAGCATCCTGTACGAGGTTATGGGTGAAATTTTCATGTTTGTTGGTCCATTGCTGAATGGGCAGTTGCGTTATTCCTTCCGGTAACATAGTGTTGTGTTTAGTTGTCCAAATCTCCCTCACCGCCCTGTGGTCTGGCACATCCGTAGATAGCGGTTCTATGGTTCACGATTCCCAAGGTGACCAGACTTAATAGAAAGTCGGGAAAAGAGGTCTTTACCACCGTCCAGCTCATGGCCTGCTCGGCACAGGGACAAATAGTATCTTGTATTTCAGGGTTCGCACTGACTGTTTTGGTACTCCCCGGCGCCACGCCCCACCAATAGCTCCAGCTGGATTTGCGCTGGCATTCCAGATTTTCCATACTGTCCTGATACGGACTGGCTTCTATACGTGTACTCACGCAGGATGACATCAAAAAGATGCTTGCAATGACAGCGGTTATAACCGAGTGTTGGATGCTCCTCATAGCTTAGTTGTTTGTTCCTACCTTGGAGGTGTTCATTTTAATAATTTGATAGTCCTTCAATAAAAAGGGTTCCCTTTTTATGTTTTTGTTCAAAATATTTAGGTTTCTAATGCTGGAATCTATCTTTTTGGCCGTGGATTGGGCACCCTGGCAGCCTTGGATCTGTCCTGCCAGATGGGAAGCAAGCAGGTTTAGGGAATCAATAGCGGTATCTTGATTTTTGATCTGTTCATTCAAGTCCGAGGCCTGTTCCTCAAACTTTTTTTGTTCTTTTAAGAGTTCCTCGGATTGTTGATCGCTTACTTTTATGTTTACGCCAAAAACGTCAATTTCATTACTGTTGTTCAGTAGGTTACCAATTTCAGGTTTAAAGAGCACCAAAGCAGCAATGGCCACAACGGCCCAAATAAGTGTTTTAAAAGGAAAGGTTTTTTTGTCCATGGCCTAACTTTTATAATCCATGAATAAGGTATGGGAAAAGGTTAGTGTATTTTGCTGGACATGTATGAATTGTAGGTTTTTTTGTATGATTTGTGGGAAATATTCCTAATATATTGAAAAAGAATAGGATAAGCATGTTAACTTTCCTAGGAATGGAAGTATAAAGACCAGAACCTAATTCTGGAATAGAGGTGATTACTGGCTTTACAATACTTACATTTTTACAGCTCACCGAATAGCTCACCAAAATCTGAGAATTCAAAAAAACGTACTAAAAAAGCTATTGATGTCAGATTTTAAATTCATTTATAACTAAATAATAAGCAGAAACATTCAAATCTAAGTTTCCATAAAATTTGATGGATTTTGCGCTCGTTTAATAAGTACATAAAGCACCCAGTGTTTACATTTTTTGTACTGCTTGCAGGGCGAAGAATGTAAAGCAATAGGGTAACACGCTAAAACCAACTGACACCAATGATTTTATGGAGCGGTTTCCACAATCAAAACCTGCTTTCTTACCATATCCAAAAACTCGGCATCTTCATTCGGAATCATTTGAGCGGCCATTTCCAAAACAGATAAGATACTCACATCCGGTTCCACAATGGCTGCATGATTGCCAGAATTTTTATTGTCCAAAGCCAAAATACAGACGTTGAGCAACGACTCCAACTTAAAAAGCAGGTCACGGTAACTTTTAAACCTTTGATGAGCGGCACTAAAACCCTTTTTCTAGGGCTTTAACGGCCCAAAATAGGCTATCTAATTTATAAGCATTTGTATATTATAATTAAATTAAGTATATTGTAAAAGTGAAACATATATAATTTACCGAATGAGCTATTACGGGATTACAATTCAGCAATTAAAGATTTTATCATTAATTGAGACGGATGAGAAGTATGGTTATCAAATTCTTAAAGAATTGGATGATCAAATTTTGCTAGGCAGCTTGTACAATAGTTTGAAATCCTTGGAGCGAAAAGGATTTGTCAAATCAAGATGGGGAGATGAAATTAATCAGGCGGGAAGAAGAAAGTATTACCGTATTACTGCAGAAGGGCAAAATTGCTTTGATACACTCAAAGGTGAAATGTTAACCAATTTTGGATTAACCTCAATATAATAGAGAATTATGAATAGGGCACAGCAAAACTTCGCAAACAATTTTCGCCAAAAATACATGTCTTTGGGTTACTCGAGGATAGTTTTTTTGGAGCGTAATTTGTTTCAGGTTTTTGTCTATGCCAACAATCATGATAGATTGATAGGTTATAATGAAAAATATTCCAAGGGAGGGTTTGTCTATGGACTTTGGGATGGTACACCGGACGGTTTTCAATTTCTAAATTTTATTGATGATAATTTGTTTACAGCTTATGATAAACAAAACGGCGAGATTCGGTATGGTGTGCTTTTGAATAACTCTTACAGAATGTTACCCAGTAAGGAAAGACTTTGGGCATTGCATCCCTATTCGTATTATGATACCCGGATGATTTATAAACTTGTTCGTGAATTTTACTCGGAGCTATATTTAAACTCGGATGAATTGGTTCCTGAACCAGCTTTTGCCATGACCCAGACTGGTAGTAATGTTTATGTCCATTCTGATTTGAATTTTTCAACATCCATTCAAGAAAATTACGTAAGTTCTTCAAGAAATAAGGGAGAAATACCGATAATAACTATTTTCAAGTTTTTATTGCCAAAATCTTGCCGGGAAGAGTTTGTGTCCGACATTATGGAAATGATTAACGAGTTGAAAGAAGAGGAAATGGTTCCGGTATATAGAGTAACTGCAATAAGTTTACATATTGCCAGTGTAATCTATCACGGCTTGTTTTTCAAATTGACCGATTACTTTTATCGAGATAAAAAAAAGGGTAAAAAAGGGTAAAAAAGGAAAAAAGAAGAAATAATTATTGGAGTCATATAGTAACCTTAATCAGTTTTTTTTGAATCTAAAGGGGACAAACTTGATTCTAGTGAAATAGGTTGTTACTGGAAAAGCCCTTTGAGGCTTTTTTGCTTTATCACAGTTATTCAATCTGGTATTAATATAGATAAAGGTACACGTTACAAATTACCGTTTTCGCCCAAAAACTTCTCCCTAACCCCACCCAAAAACTCAGCCTCTGCATGCGGAATTATTTGTGCCGCCATCTCCAAAACAGATAAAATGCTCACATCCGACTCTACGATATTTTTATGATTACCAGAATTTTTATTGTCCAAAGCCAAAATGCAGGCGTTGAGCAACGACTCCAACTTAAAAAGAAGGTTGCGGTAGCCTTTAAACCGCAGATGAGTGGCACTATAACCCCTTTTCTTAGGTGTTAACGAACCAAAATAAGTTTCCAAAGGGAGGTCTAGGTTTTACAAGTCAATGATTTTGTCTTTTTCCATAGGATATGATTTGGGTTTGAAGCTAAAGGAAATGGAAAAATCTGAAAAATCCGAGGGCGATAATCCGAACCAAGAAAAGCTTCCCTAAAAAGAAGGTTGTAATATCCTATTAAAAACACTTCACAAGATTTGTGAAGTTAGAGGAGTAAAGCTTTCCCACTTCTTTAATCAGATTGAAAACTAATTAAAATTTAGTTGATTTTTGAAGAAAAATGACTTATCAACAGTCCTTTTGAGTTATCAACTTTAACTTTGAACACAGGTAGCACATAACTCAGCTTTAAAATACGGTATTGGTAGTAAGTAGTACTCTATTTTTATTATTGAAAATTTGAAGGAGTCGAGCTTTCAAATGCTAGTTCTCCCGTTAAAGAGGTCCAAACTCTTTAGTCACTGGCAAATGAATCTTTGGTCGGGTGTCCAAATCCCGGCCCCTTCTTCTTCAAAATTACCTAAATATTTGTCTTTAATAGATTCCTTTTATAAACAATCATCTTTCTTGACAGATAAAGTAGTATGGTAATAGAAATAATGATAGAACAAAAAAGCCACCATAAGGTGGCTAAAAAGTGGAGCCGGAGGGATTCGAACCCTCGTCCAAACAAGCAACATCAATGCTTTCTACATGCGTAGTCCTTGTTCAATTTTCGATACAGAACCGACCAAA contains:
- a CDS encoding ComEC/Rec2 family competence protein, whose translation is MIKLKFLPARFGDCIWIEYGDDTKRSRILIDGGTGGTRHEINELIAALPEDERDFELVVVTHIDQDHIEGVLRLLEESDTLNFKVRDFWFNGFDHLPKDEDEEDFGAVQGERLSIQIVKHEIPWNIDFLGKSIMAGDDELPTITLPGGMKLTLLSPAVGHLNELKKQWVKEVTEANMIPGSPLVSDSDEDEDDEEDFGGGSIPDIENLVLKDFHEDEAAGNGSSIAFLAEFDDKSMLFCGDAFPSQLFKALDLISPTSKINLDLMKVSHHASSHNTSPELLEKINCKKYVISTNGSRFKHPKQDTIARIIKKAGPGTQLFFNYKTKFNDVWDIQSLKDSHGYNTVYPNVGEEGLEINL
- a CDS encoding PadR family transcriptional regulator, translated to MSYYGITIQQLKILSLIETDEKYGYQILKELDDQILLGSLYNSLKSLERKGFVKSRWGDEINQAGRRKYYRITAEGQNCFDTLKGEMLTNFGLTSI
- a CDS encoding N-acetylmuramoyl-L-alanine amidase, whose amino-acid sequence is MNPQEYHFKLPKKQFDKTVKIPEVWYPGVKDYWEDCTSKRLFNPIFGIKGVIIHATAGHSSSGAVSVMRDGKASFHWLIPDEDEPEHGQIIWATAPETLAAWHVRNSVMHPEVNNGTNKTNHWSLGIELVNSQVNDPFSEWQVKMVADIVKYCWAKYPNIEDVVSHAKLDPSRRSDPGINFPWNQFKEMVLDEDMDDLVVFNEITENKINNVKLAPSLSISGELCC
- a CDS encoding FAD-binding protein, which codes for MLPEGITQLPIQQWTNKHENFTHNLVQDASFKLRNPPGQNHKERYRKSTENFQWLMQHALNNNIKLRAMGSGWSFTKVGVTEGGLIDTASLNFSFPLTQKYVHANYAHGPEDLYFVQCGTIIYEINNRLDAKNPPRSIKASGASNGQTVAGALSTGTHGAAFNVGAIPDFVAGLHLVTGPNTHIWLERASYPVASQEFVDWLGADLIQDDDLFNAALVSFGSFGFIHGVMIETEPQFLLTEHRVGNIPYDDTLKQAMKTLDFSGLQLPGTGQNGDMYHFEVLFNIHDFEANNPAKGAFLKYMFKKPVVPHPPILRDDNFTYGDDLLGIISTVLDKLPGSGLLIPAMVNAMFNLAFQPQAPVQGTVKEIFNYTKFRGKVASAAVGIAIEDSPKAVELIVEVNKQKPFPGGLSLRYVKGTQATLGFTKFANTCVLEMDGVDGNKAREFYEAVWNKFEQEGVPYTLHWGKINFNLNENRVKNMYGPINVQSWIDARNQLLTPLVMKVFNNKFIERCGLDKVNGPIV
- a CDS encoding M4 family metallopeptidase produces the protein MKTLENHDHHHCSIHCIMPPHMLESIKMRGTDKQKKEAMGLEKLAHEIRERRNELIPSGGFQVADEVFGIAPLNPNREVYDGESKVGLPGKLARKEGDGPTGDREVDEAFDGAGDTFRLFADIYGRDSLDGNGMKLISTVHHRNNYDNAFWNGSQMAYGDGNFFEPLTRSLTVIGHELSHGVVQFSGGLIYRNQSGALNEHFADVMGCLTEQHKKDQEASDADWLVGAEIIGPGINGDALRSMKTPGLAYNDPLLGKDPQPYHMDHYVNTSQDNGGVHINSGIPNHAFYLYAVMLGGKSWEQAGHVWYDALQNINNPHATFVDWADETLNQAFVRFGNGSREFLLLRRAWKLVGIY